The proteins below come from a single Verrucomicrobiota bacterium genomic window:
- a CDS encoding 4Fe-4S dicluster domain-containing protein, giving the protein MNGAMVAAPGGVQQAITDLLRRGLDEKVLNAVLVPARVPAGDSFAWLLVRDSSVLEETQPLPPVMSVQGARAISRYARGGVSGKVAAVLRPCEVRATVELAKLRQVELDGLLLVSMDCPGALPLKTYLDDPQQGDADFEKLLSGDETVAREVCKTCHLFSRPVSDLHFATLGADNGQASIVAGSEQGRLLLDTLRIAEKSSLDAWERAVAERQEQRKQARTQAQAAFRQDIAGPDKLLETLSQCLNCHVCRSVCPICYCRQCYFESQALLMPPDNTLARARRKGGMRLPTDTLLFHLGRMAHMSLSCVSCGACEDACPSSIPVARMFSLVGDATQKQFDYTAGRSVTEPLPTITYKEDELSDLVAPYFETYSGRETAS; this is encoded by the coding sequence ATGAACGGGGCCATGGTCGCCGCTCCCGGGGGTGTCCAGCAGGCCATCACCGATCTGCTCAGGCGCGGCCTCGACGAGAAAGTGTTGAATGCGGTCCTCGTGCCGGCGCGCGTGCCGGCGGGCGATTCGTTCGCTTGGCTCCTTGTGCGGGACAGCTCGGTTCTTGAAGAGACGCAACCGCTTCCTCCCGTCATGTCGGTGCAGGGGGCCAGGGCCATCTCCCGCTATGCCCGCGGAGGCGTTTCCGGCAAGGTCGCCGCCGTTTTGCGGCCATGTGAGGTACGGGCCACCGTTGAGCTCGCGAAGCTCAGACAGGTAGAGCTGGACGGCCTTCTGTTGGTCAGCATGGACTGCCCCGGCGCACTACCGCTCAAGACCTACCTGGACGATCCGCAGCAAGGCGACGCCGACTTCGAGAAGCTGCTGAGCGGTGATGAGACCGTGGCCCGCGAAGTGTGCAAGACCTGCCATCTGTTCAGTCGCCCCGTGTCGGACCTTCACTTCGCCACACTCGGGGCTGACAACGGCCAGGCTTCCATCGTTGCCGGCAGCGAGCAGGGCCGTCTGCTGCTCGACACGCTGCGGATAGCAGAGAAGAGCTCGCTCGATGCCTGGGAGCGCGCCGTTGCCGAACGGCAAGAGCAGAGGAAACAAGCCCGCACGCAGGCCCAGGCAGCCTTCCGGCAGGACATCGCCGGACCGGACAAACTGCTCGAGACACTGAGCCAGTGCCTCAATTGCCATGTCTGTCGAAGCGTCTGCCCGATTTGCTACTGCCGCCAGTGCTACTTCGAATCCCAGGCCCTTCTGATGCCGCCGGACAACACTCTGGCCAGAGCACGTCGCAAGGGTGGCATGCGGCTGCCGACCGACACACTCCTGTTCCACCTGGGCCGTATGGCGCACATGAGCCTCTCGTGCGTCTCGTGCGGGGCGTGCGAGGACGCGTGTCCCTCCTCGATCCCGGTGGCCCGGATGTTCAGCTTGGTCGGCGATGCCACGCAGAAGCAGTTCGACTACACCGCAGGCCGGAGCGTGACGGAGCCGTTGCCGACAATCACCTATAAGGAAGACGAGCTGTCCGATCTTGTCGCGCCATACTTCGAGACATACTCCGGGCGGGAGACGGCCTCATGA
- a CDS encoding hydrogenase iron-sulfur subunit, which yields MTNGFEPKILYILCSWCGTGGAETASAHGLRYPENVRTYRVNCTGSLPAVHVLRALVEGADGVAVSGCHPGDCHYESGNYHARRRLANLKTILGTLGLGDDRLWFRFVAHGEGRRFVDTAAEFSDHITQMGPNPLTARRDT from the coding sequence ATGACGAACGGATTCGAACCAAAGATCCTGTATATCCTCTGTAGTTGGTGCGGGACAGGCGGCGCCGAGACGGCGTCGGCCCACGGCTTGCGCTATCCGGAGAACGTGCGCACCTATCGGGTCAATTGCACCGGCTCATTGCCCGCAGTTCACGTGCTCCGAGCTTTGGTCGAGGGCGCCGACGGCGTGGCCGTGAGCGGCTGCCACCCGGGCGACTGTCATTACGAGAGCGGCAACTACCACGCCCGACGCAGGCTGGCGAACCTCAAGACGATCCTCGGTACCCTCGGCCTCGGCGACGATCGGCTCTGGTTCCGCTTTGTCGCTCACGGCGAAGGGAGACGCTTCGTCGATACGGCTGCCGAGTTCAGCGACCATATCACGCAGATGGGACCCAATCCACTGACAGCAAGGAGGGACACATGA